One window of the Thermasporomyces composti genome contains the following:
- a CDS encoding ATP-dependent Clp protease proteolytic subunit — translation MSDQQPTFDSFLQERLFDQRVVVARGVLDAAMANRTSAQLLALQARAAEPVRMHLACAEGELGAALSLADTIRALSVELTAVAVGEVSGAALGVLAAAPRRVAYPHARFRLVEPPATHVRGRATEVGTVAEEYARMVRALTELLAEATGQHVETVLADLRQGRFLTTEQALSYGLLDTVVTPGRPS, via the coding sequence ATGAGCGACCAGCAGCCGACATTCGACTCGTTCCTCCAAGAGCGCCTCTTCGACCAGCGCGTCGTGGTCGCTCGGGGCGTTCTCGACGCGGCGATGGCCAACCGGACCTCCGCTCAGCTCCTCGCGCTCCAGGCTCGCGCCGCGGAGCCGGTCCGGATGCATCTCGCCTGTGCCGAAGGGGAGCTGGGCGCCGCGCTGAGCCTCGCTGACACGATCCGGGCGCTGAGCGTGGAGCTCACCGCGGTGGCTGTCGGTGAGGTGAGCGGCGCGGCGCTGGGCGTCCTGGCTGCCGCGCCGAGACGCGTGGCCTACCCGCATGCGCGCTTCCGCCTGGTCGAGCCGCCGGCGACACACGTGCGCGGACGCGCGACAGAGGTCGGGACGGTGGCGGAGGAGTACGCGCGCATGGTGCGTGCCCTGACCGAGCTGCTCGCCGAGGCGACGGGCCAGCACGTCGAGACGGTTCTCGCGGACCTGCGACAGGGTCGGTTTCTCACCACCGAGCAAGCGCTGAGCTATGGCTTGCTCGACACGGTCGTGACACCCGGACGTCCCTCCTGA
- the gcvT gene encoding glycine cleavage system aminomethyltransferase GcvT, with amino-acid sequence MTRSPLHDRHVARGAKFAQFAGWEMPLEYAGAGVLKEHAAVRSAVGIFDVSHLGKARVSGPGAAAYVDATLTNALTKIEPGQAQYTLCCDDRTGGIVDDLIAYLRGPDEVFLVPNAANCAEVVRRLSVAAPAGVEVVNLHEDYAIIAVQGPRSGELLSDLSLPADHSYMSFVTVDWDGVPLTVCRTGYTGERGYEIVTPAEDAGRVWDALLEAGAAYGALPCGLGARDTLRTEMGYPLHGQDISLEVTPVEARLGWAVGWAKPRFWGRDVLVAQRESGPSRRLRGIVSQGRAIPRPGMTVRDVGGAPLGTVTSGTFSPTLRCGIGLALLDAGVGEGASVSVDVRGRQEAFVVRQPPFVSSSPTR; translated from the coding sequence ATGACCCGCTCCCCGCTGCACGATCGACATGTGGCTCGCGGCGCGAAGTTCGCGCAGTTCGCCGGATGGGAGATGCCGCTGGAGTACGCCGGCGCCGGTGTCTTGAAAGAGCACGCGGCGGTGCGATCGGCGGTGGGCATCTTCGACGTCAGCCATCTCGGCAAGGCACGGGTGAGTGGGCCCGGTGCCGCGGCGTACGTCGACGCCACCCTCACGAACGCGCTCACCAAGATCGAGCCCGGGCAGGCGCAGTACACGTTGTGCTGCGACGATCGGACCGGCGGGATCGTCGACGACCTGATCGCCTACCTGCGCGGGCCCGATGAGGTCTTCCTGGTGCCGAACGCCGCCAACTGCGCGGAGGTGGTCCGCCGGCTCAGCGTCGCCGCACCGGCCGGTGTCGAGGTGGTGAACCTGCACGAGGACTACGCGATCATCGCGGTCCAAGGTCCCCGCAGCGGCGAGCTCCTCTCCGACCTCAGCCTGCCGGCAGACCACTCCTACATGTCGTTCGTGACGGTGGACTGGGACGGCGTCCCGCTCACCGTCTGTCGGACCGGTTACACCGGCGAGCGCGGCTACGAGATCGTGACGCCGGCCGAGGACGCTGGACGTGTGTGGGACGCCCTCCTGGAGGCCGGCGCCGCGTACGGCGCACTGCCCTGCGGCCTCGGCGCGCGTGACACGCTCCGCACGGAGATGGGCTACCCGCTGCACGGCCAGGACATCTCCCTCGAGGTCACGCCGGTGGAGGCGCGGCTCGGTTGGGCGGTCGGCTGGGCCAAGCCGCGCTTCTGGGGCCGAGACGTGCTGGTCGCGCAGCGGGAGTCCGGACCGAGTCGGCGGCTGCGTGGGATCGTCTCTCAGGGACGGGCGATTCCTCGCCCCGGCATGACGGTTCGCGATGTCGGCGGAGCACCGTTGGGCACCGTGACCAGTGGCACCTTCTCGCCGACCCTGCGGTGTGGCATCGGGCTCGCGTTGCTGGACGCGGGGGTGGGTGAGGGAGCCTCGGTGTCGGTGGACGTTCGGGGGCGGCAGGAGGCCTTCGTCGTTCGCCAACCCCCGTTCGTGTCCAGCTCGCCCACCCGGTAA
- a CDS encoding leucyl aminopeptidase, producing the protein MSVSGPNISVATVAARSAKVDAVVIGVAPSDGGLALAPGSDDVDAALGGTLTQTLTRLGAKGKADEVTVLPSGGALVAPLVAAVGLGSEDPSPEALRRAAGAAVRALAGRADTVALALTDADPTTVGVLAEGALLGAYSYDRYRSDNGERPRPVSAVTVLTSHRRDKETKAALERAQTIARAVNLARDWVNTSPSDLYPAVFAEEARAAGKRAGLSVEILDEKALEAGGYGGILGVGKGSQRPPRLVRLSYRPSRATKHLAFVGKGITFDTGGISLKPSDAMITMKSDMSGAAAVIAAAAAVADLGLPVAVTAWAPMAENMPSGSAQRPSDVLRIYGGKTVEVLNTDAEGRLVLADAIVRAGEDKPKPDVIVDVATLTGACVVALGPRVFGIMANDDDLRAKVHQIAERVGEDGWPLPIPEGTRERLQSKVADLANVSTQRQGGALVAASFLEAFVADGIRWAHLDIAGPAFNESGPWGYTPAGGTGCGVRTLVGLAEAAAAGEL; encoded by the coding sequence GTGAGCGTTTCCGGTCCGAACATCAGCGTGGCGACTGTCGCTGCGCGCTCGGCGAAGGTCGATGCCGTCGTGATCGGTGTGGCCCCCAGCGACGGAGGCCTGGCGCTGGCACCCGGCTCGGACGACGTCGATGCCGCGCTCGGTGGCACCCTCACCCAGACCCTCACCAGACTCGGGGCGAAGGGCAAGGCCGACGAGGTGACGGTGCTGCCGTCGGGCGGCGCCCTCGTCGCTCCCCTCGTGGCCGCGGTCGGCCTCGGCTCCGAGGACCCGAGCCCAGAGGCGTTGCGTCGGGCCGCCGGCGCCGCCGTGCGCGCGTTGGCCGGCCGAGCGGACACGGTAGCGCTCGCCCTCACCGACGCGGACCCGACCACTGTTGGCGTCCTGGCCGAAGGGGCTCTGCTGGGCGCCTACTCCTACGACAGGTACCGCTCGGACAACGGCGAGCGTCCCCGCCCGGTCTCGGCGGTCACGGTGCTCACCTCGCACCGTCGGGACAAGGAGACCAAGGCGGCCCTGGAGCGGGCCCAAACCATCGCCCGCGCGGTCAACCTGGCCCGCGACTGGGTCAACACCTCGCCATCCGACCTCTACCCCGCCGTGTTCGCCGAGGAGGCCCGGGCCGCTGGGAAGCGCGCCGGGCTCAGCGTGGAGATCCTCGACGAGAAGGCGTTGGAAGCCGGCGGCTACGGCGGGATCCTCGGGGTGGGCAAGGGGTCGCAGCGCCCACCGCGGCTCGTCCGGTTGAGCTACCGGCCCTCCCGGGCGACGAAGCACCTGGCGTTCGTCGGCAAGGGGATCACCTTCGACACGGGTGGGATCTCGCTCAAGCCGAGCGACGCCATGATCACGATGAAGAGCGACATGAGCGGCGCCGCGGCGGTGATCGCGGCCGCCGCGGCGGTGGCCGACCTCGGACTTCCCGTCGCCGTGACGGCGTGGGCCCCCATGGCGGAGAACATGCCGTCCGGATCGGCCCAGCGTCCGTCCGACGTCTTGCGCATCTACGGCGGCAAGACGGTGGAGGTGCTGAACACCGACGCCGAGGGCCGGCTCGTGCTGGCCGACGCCATCGTCCGGGCCGGTGAGGACAAGCCGAAGCCGGACGTGATCGTCGACGTCGCCACGCTCACCGGAGCGTGCGTGGTGGCCCTCGGGCCGCGCGTCTTCGGGATCATGGCCAACGACGACGACCTCCGCGCGAAGGTCCACCAGATCGCCGAACGCGTCGGCGAGGACGGCTGGCCGCTCCCGATCCCGGAGGGCACCCGGGAGCGCCTCCAGTCCAAGGTGGCCGACCTGGCCAACGTCTCGACGCAGCGACAGGGCGGCGCGCTCGTCGCCGCGAGCTTCCTCGAGGCGTTCGTGGCCGACGGCATCCGGTGGGCGCACCTGGACATCGCCGGGCCGGCGTTCAACGAGTCCGGACCGTGGGGCTACACCCCGGCTGGCGGCACCGGATGCGGGGTCCGGACCCTCGTCGGGCTCGCGGAGGCCGCGGCCGCCGGGGAGCTGTGA
- the lpdA gene encoding dihydrolipoyl dehydrogenase produces the protein MADNAGTSFDLVILGGGSGGYACALRAAELGLKVALIEKDKLGGTCLHRGCIPTKALLHAAEVADNVRDSADFGVLSTFEGVDMAGVHKFKDGVINRAFRGVTGLIKGRGITIVEGEGRLVSPNTVAVNGTHYTAPTIVLATGSYPRTLPGLEIDGERVITSDHALQLDRVPSSVIVLGGGVIGVEFASLWRSFGAEITIVEALPRLLPAEDEASSKMLERAFRRRGITARTNTTFKAVERTDDGVRLTTESGETLEAELLLVAVGRGPNTAGLGLEEVGVALERGFVRTDERLRTSVPGIRAAGDIVPGLQLAHRGFQQGIFIAEDIAGLNPPVIDETGIPRVTYCDPEVASMGLTEAAARDKYGDDGIETFTYDLAGNPKSQILRTQGFCKVIRAKDGPVVGIHMVGARVGELIGEAQLIYNWEAFPSEVAQLIHMHPTQSEAIGEAHLALAGKPLHVHG, from the coding sequence GTGGCGGACAACGCCGGCACCTCGTTCGACCTTGTGATCCTTGGTGGAGGCAGCGGCGGGTACGCGTGCGCCCTGCGCGCGGCTGAACTCGGCCTGAAGGTCGCCCTGATCGAGAAGGACAAGCTTGGCGGCACGTGCCTGCACCGCGGCTGCATCCCGACCAAGGCGCTGCTCCACGCCGCCGAAGTCGCCGACAACGTCCGTGACAGCGCCGACTTCGGAGTGCTGTCGACGTTCGAAGGCGTCGACATGGCCGGTGTGCACAAGTTCAAGGACGGTGTGATCAACCGCGCGTTCCGCGGGGTCACCGGACTGATCAAGGGGCGCGGCATCACCATCGTCGAGGGCGAGGGACGTCTGGTCTCGCCGAACACCGTGGCCGTCAACGGCACGCACTACACCGCCCCCACCATCGTCCTCGCCACCGGGTCCTACCCCCGCACACTGCCTGGTCTGGAGATCGACGGTGAGCGCGTCATCACAAGTGACCACGCTCTGCAGCTCGACCGCGTGCCCAGCTCGGTGATCGTGCTGGGCGGTGGTGTGATCGGTGTCGAGTTCGCCAGCCTGTGGCGGTCGTTCGGGGCAGAGATCACCATCGTCGAGGCGCTCCCGCGGCTTCTCCCCGCCGAGGACGAGGCGTCCTCGAAGATGCTCGAGAGGGCGTTCCGTCGCCGCGGCATCACCGCCAGGACCAACACCACGTTCAAGGCCGTCGAACGCACCGACGACGGCGTGCGGCTGACCACGGAGTCCGGCGAGACGCTCGAGGCCGAGCTCCTGCTCGTCGCGGTTGGACGCGGCCCGAACACGGCCGGACTCGGTCTCGAGGAGGTCGGCGTCGCCCTTGAACGCGGGTTCGTCCGGACCGACGAGCGGCTTCGCACCTCCGTGCCGGGAATCCGAGCCGCGGGTGACATCGTGCCCGGCCTCCAGCTCGCCCACCGTGGCTTCCAGCAGGGCATCTTCATCGCCGAGGACATCGCCGGTCTCAACCCGCCCGTCATCGACGAGACGGGGATTCCTCGCGTGACCTACTGCGACCCGGAGGTCGCCTCGATGGGACTCACCGAGGCCGCCGCCCGGGACAAGTACGGCGACGATGGGATCGAGACGTTCACCTACGACCTCGCCGGCAACCCCAAGAGCCAGATCCTTCGCACCCAGGGCTTCTGCAAGGTGATTCGTGCCAAGGACGGCCCAGTCGTCGGCATCCACATGGTGGGCGCGCGGGTTGGCGAGCTCATCGGCGAGGCCCAGCTGATCTACAACTGGGAGGCCTTCCCCTCCGAGGTCGCGCAGTTGATCCACATGCACCCGACGCAGAGCGAGGCCATCGGCGAGGCTCACCTCGCGCTCGCTGGCAAGCCTCTGCACGTGCACGGCTGA
- the sucB gene encoding 2-oxoglutarate dehydrogenase, E2 component, dihydrolipoamide succinyltransferase yields MPVSVTLPPLGESVTEGTVTRWLKQVGDTVQADEPLLEVSTDKVDTEIPAPASGTLLQILVREDETVEVGAQLAVIGSEEEAAATPQEPTPAPAEAAAPEPTPAAPPAEPAPAPAPQPTAGADEQTVPVTLPPLGESVTEGTVTRWLKQVGDTVQADEPLLEVSTDKVDTEIPAPASGTLLQILVGEDESVEVGAQLAVIGTGVAAAPTPAAPAPQPPAPQPPPAPTPPPAPAPTPAPTPEPPTAAAPQPAPRPTPAPEPAPAPQPPAPQPAPTPPRPEPVAPAAEVAGGRQYVTPLVRKLAADLGVDLSTVRGTGVGGRIRKQDVLDAARAQEEAARAAAQATPAAPAPAAAAPAQPSPLRGTTEKMSRARKVIAQRVHESLLNTAQLTTVVEADVTAIAKVRDRVKRAFEQREGVKLTFLPFFAKAALEALKEHPKINASIDVEKGEITYHDTENLVIAVDTDRGLMVPVIHNAGDLNVTGLAKRITDLAERTRLGKITPDEISGGTFTITNTGSRGALFDTPIFFQPQVAILGTGAVVKRPVVVDTPLGETIAVRHMVYLALSYDHRLIDGADAARFLNAVKRRLEDGSVAAEFTS; encoded by the coding sequence ATGCCGGTCTCCGTCACCCTCCCCCCACTCGGCGAAAGCGTCACCGAGGGAACCGTCACCAGGTGGCTGAAGCAGGTCGGCGACACCGTTCAGGCCGACGAGCCGCTGCTCGAGGTGTCCACGGACAAGGTCGACACCGAGATCCCCGCCCCAGCCTCCGGAACACTGCTGCAGATCCTCGTCCGCGAGGACGAGACCGTTGAGGTGGGCGCCCAGCTCGCCGTCATCGGGTCGGAGGAGGAGGCTGCCGCGACGCCGCAGGAGCCCACACCAGCGCCCGCCGAGGCGGCCGCCCCTGAGCCCACGCCCGCCGCACCCCCGGCGGAGCCAGCGCCAGCGCCAGCGCCGCAACCCACGGCGGGCGCTGACGAGCAGACGGTTCCGGTGACCCTGCCCCCTCTCGGCGAGAGCGTCACCGAGGGAACCGTCACCAGGTGGCTGAAGCAGGTCGGCGACACCGTTCAGGCCGACGAGCCGCTGCTCGAGGTGTCCACGGACAAGGTCGACACCGAGATCCCCGCCCCAGCCTCCGGAACACTGCTGCAGATCCTCGTCGGCGAAGACGAGTCGGTCGAGGTCGGCGCCCAGCTGGCTGTCATCGGGACCGGCGTGGCCGCCGCACCGACGCCGGCCGCGCCCGCCCCGCAGCCGCCAGCTCCTCAGCCTCCGCCGGCCCCCACCCCGCCGCCGGCGCCTGCGCCTACACCTGCACCCACGCCCGAGCCGCCGACCGCGGCCGCGCCACAGCCAGCGCCGCGACCGACCCCGGCGCCGGAGCCAGCACCCGCGCCGCAGCCACCGGCCCCGCAGCCGGCGCCCACGCCGCCGCGCCCGGAGCCCGTGGCACCTGCCGCCGAGGTCGCCGGTGGGCGGCAGTACGTCACCCCTCTGGTCCGCAAGCTCGCCGCCGACCTCGGCGTCGACCTGTCGACCGTGCGCGGCACTGGCGTCGGCGGTCGTATCCGCAAGCAGGACGTGCTCGACGCCGCTCGGGCTCAGGAGGAGGCGGCTCGCGCCGCGGCACAGGCCACGCCCGCCGCACCCGCGCCGGCTGCCGCGGCACCCGCCCAGCCGAGTCCGCTGCGTGGCACCACGGAGAAGATGTCCCGTGCCCGCAAGGTGATCGCGCAGCGAGTGCACGAGTCGCTGCTGAACACGGCCCAGCTCACCACGGTGGTCGAGGCCGACGTGACCGCGATCGCCAAGGTTCGCGACCGGGTCAAGCGCGCGTTCGAGCAGCGGGAGGGCGTCAAGCTGACCTTCCTGCCGTTCTTCGCCAAGGCGGCGCTCGAGGCGCTGAAGGAGCACCCGAAGATCAACGCCTCGATCGACGTCGAGAAGGGCGAGATCACCTACCACGACACCGAGAACCTGGTGATCGCCGTCGACACCGACCGCGGCCTCATGGTTCCGGTGATCCACAACGCCGGCGACCTCAATGTCACCGGATTGGCCAAGCGCATCACCGACCTGGCCGAGCGGACGCGGCTCGGCAAGATCACGCCGGACGAGATCTCCGGTGGCACGTTCACCATCACCAACACCGGAAGCCGCGGCGCGCTGTTCGACACGCCGATCTTCTTCCAGCCTCAGGTGGCCATCCTCGGCACCGGTGCCGTGGTGAAGCGTCCGGTCGTGGTGGACACGCCGTTGGGTGAGACGATCGCCGTCCGCCACATGGTCTACCTCGCCCTCAGCTACGACCACCGGCTCATCGACGGCGCCGACGCCGCCCGCTTCCTCAACGCGGTCAAGCGTCGGCTGGAGGACGGCAGCGTCGCGGCGGAGTTCACCTCCTGA
- a CDS encoding TIGR01777 family oxidoreductase: MRYVLAGASGFLGRALRARLTRAGHEVTRLVRREPRGPDEVQWDPARGRLDGRVLEGADAVVNLAGASIGRIPWTRSYRETLVSSRVDTTGTLARELANLSDPPVFVVQSASGYYGKERGDDELDEDSPPGTGFLADLVHRWEQAAEPAERAGVRVVWLRTAVVLDRSGGIFPLMLLPFRFGLGGRLGSGRQFMPLVSLRDWVEVVPFVVERTESHGAYNVTLPEPATNADLTAAIGAALGRPTPLRVPAPLIRLALGELSGELVGSVRLRPRRLLAEGFAFRDPDVQSLVRAGLHQTEPGPA, encoded by the coding sequence ATGCGCTACGTACTGGCCGGGGCCTCGGGGTTCCTGGGGCGCGCGCTCCGGGCGCGGCTGACCCGCGCCGGCCACGAGGTCACCCGGCTGGTACGTCGCGAGCCCCGCGGGCCGGACGAGGTCCAGTGGGACCCGGCACGCGGACGACTCGACGGACGGGTCCTCGAGGGCGCGGACGCCGTGGTCAACCTCGCGGGTGCGAGCATCGGGCGGATCCCCTGGACGAGGTCCTACCGGGAGACCTTGGTCTCCAGCCGTGTTGACACCACGGGCACCCTCGCCCGAGAGCTAGCCAACCTGAGCGATCCCCCGGTCTTCGTCGTCCAGAGCGCGAGCGGCTACTACGGCAAGGAGCGGGGCGACGACGAGCTCGACGAGGACTCACCCCCGGGTACCGGCTTCCTCGCCGACCTGGTACACCGCTGGGAGCAGGCCGCCGAGCCCGCCGAGCGCGCGGGAGTCCGGGTGGTCTGGCTGCGCACCGCGGTCGTCCTCGACCGGTCCGGGGGCATCTTCCCGCTGATGCTGCTGCCGTTCCGGTTCGGCCTCGGCGGACGCCTGGGATCCGGGCGACAGTTCATGCCGCTGGTGTCCTTGCGCGACTGGGTCGAGGTCGTGCCGTTCGTGGTCGAACGAACGGAAAGCCACGGCGCGTACAACGTCACGCTGCCTGAACCAGCCACGAACGCCGACCTGACGGCGGCGATCGGCGCGGCGCTCGGCCGTCCCACTCCCCTCCGAGTTCCCGCACCCTTGATCCGTCTCGCCCTGGGAGAGCTGTCCGGTGAGCTCGTGGGCAGTGTCCGGTTGCGACCCCGGCGACTCCTCGCCGAGGGCTTCGCGTTCCGTGACCCGGACGTCCAGTCGCTGGTCCGTGCCGGACTCCACCAGACCGAGCCGGGTCCGGCGTGA
- a CDS encoding protein kinase domain-containing protein: MRGDLRVPGYELGPLRDTGVGSETWHARSAVTGEEVLLKRLRLRADRTHDDVRRLLALLDSIGHPHLVRVRQMVPLGADVVLVLDRADGGSLDELLSGRGALDPGEVVTALAPVAEALAAVHEHGLVHGDVTPEAIVFTAEGRPLLADVGILGLVEGGDAPPSHGYADPATGGQPTPASDVYALAAVGHAALTGLQPRLGQPRMPLAEAAADLPSAMVHAVTVGLQPLPARRPDAAMFAELLYSACPPSPVRFPIGLVLGDADLAAMLGRTDDASSASDRADGSGGTHAGSADGSHRVEASTSAGHDAPPFREFTGVAAAIPAGAVDGADEDEDDTSRLRPVLLAGGGVALLLGGALAGGLAWAHLTPPTAPTVAQLDTGTRTRTSPPAGPAATATPTLVLMPPSTSATTPTATAESSPTAEPVPADPSETADPQARWRHVLTELDSRRARAFAESDPSLLASVYVSESDLLAADRTEIDKCVRAGCRVEGLRFEIKELDVASETDDKVVLVVTDQLQAYTIVSPSGVRTPQPAGPWTTRRITLVREPAAGWLIARIEAA, encoded by the coding sequence ATGCGCGGCGATCTCCGAGTGCCCGGATACGAGCTGGGCCCCTTGCGTGACACCGGCGTCGGGAGCGAGACCTGGCACGCTCGCTCGGCCGTCACCGGGGAGGAGGTACTCCTCAAGCGCCTCCGGCTGCGCGCCGACCGTACGCACGACGACGTGCGCCGTCTGCTCGCGCTGCTGGACTCGATCGGCCACCCTCACCTCGTCCGCGTGCGCCAGATGGTGCCTCTCGGCGCGGACGTCGTGCTCGTCCTCGACCGTGCCGACGGAGGGAGTCTCGACGAGTTGCTGAGCGGGCGTGGCGCCCTCGACCCCGGTGAGGTGGTGACCGCCCTGGCGCCGGTCGCGGAGGCGCTCGCGGCAGTCCACGAGCATGGCCTCGTCCACGGTGACGTGACACCAGAGGCGATCGTGTTCACCGCTGAGGGGCGCCCTCTCCTCGCGGACGTCGGCATCCTCGGGCTGGTTGAGGGCGGTGACGCACCACCGTCCCACGGGTACGCCGACCCCGCCACCGGCGGCCAGCCCACACCCGCGAGCGACGTCTACGCTCTGGCGGCCGTGGGCCACGCGGCGTTGACCGGGCTTCAGCCGCGCCTCGGACAACCTCGGATGCCGCTCGCTGAGGCCGCCGCCGACCTGCCGTCCGCCATGGTCCACGCGGTCACCGTCGGTCTCCAACCCCTGCCCGCGCGTCGACCTGACGCGGCGATGTTCGCCGAGCTGCTCTACAGCGCTTGCCCGCCCTCGCCTGTCCGGTTCCCCATCGGCCTCGTCCTCGGCGACGCCGATCTCGCCGCGATGCTGGGGCGGACGGATGACGCGTCGTCGGCATCCGACCGCGCCGACGGATCCGGTGGGACCCACGCCGGCAGCGCCGACGGGAGCCACCGCGTTGAGGCGTCGACGTCCGCCGGCCACGACGCTCCACCGTTCCGTGAGTTCACCGGCGTCGCCGCGGCTATCCCCGCTGGGGCGGTGGACGGCGCGGACGAGGACGAGGACGACACGTCACGCCTGCGACCGGTCCTCCTCGCTGGCGGTGGTGTGGCGCTCCTCCTCGGTGGGGCTCTGGCGGGCGGCTTGGCGTGGGCCCACCTGACGCCTCCGACGGCGCCCACCGTCGCACAGCTCGACACCGGTACGCGCACGCGCACGTCCCCGCCGGCCGGGCCCGCCGCAACGGCCACGCCGACCCTCGTGCTGATGCCACCCAGCACGTCGGCCACGACGCCCACGGCGACGGCTGAGTCCTCGCCCACGGCCGAGCCTGTTCCAGCGGATCCGTCCGAGACCGCCGATCCCCAGGCGCGCTGGCGACACGTCCTGACCGAGCTGGACAGCCGACGCGCGAGGGCGTTCGCGGAGTCGGATCCCAGCCTTCTGGCGTCGGTCTACGTCAGCGAATCGGATCTGCTGGCCGCCGACCGGACCGAGATCGACAAGTGCGTCCGCGCCGGGTGCCGAGTCGAGGGTCTGCGCTTCGAGATCAAGGAGCTCGACGTGGCGTCCGAGACGGACGACAAGGTGGTGCTCGTCGTGACCGACCAGCTCCAGGCGTACACGATCGTGAGTCCGTCGGGGGTGCGAACCCCTCAGCCGGCCGGTCCGTGGACGACCCGTCGCATCACCCTCGTCCGCGAGCCCGCGGCCGGGTGGCTCATTGCCCGGATCGAGGCCGCCTGA
- a CDS encoding serine/threonine-protein kinase, whose product MQGDFSVEGYDIEGLLGAGPAGEVWLAREQASGAQVALKRVRPRDADAQEAARRVLAALDAIRHPNLARVLQLIPCGDEFVFVLDYAEGGSVGQLLLARGTLDPGEVVTMAGAVARALAALHERGVVHGDVTPENILLAADATPLLADVGLLGLVDDGDGPTAGTFGYTDPARKPGEAATPAGDVYGLAAVCYTALTGTPPEPGPARRPLLQLAPGVPPPLAHVVEAGLQGKPEQRPGAAQFAAQVEAAAAAVPIRFPTPSSDVLPPPGPPMPEPGPAITSVSVSAPPAPTQPGPTPPPQSPPAPPRQAPHGDPAEAFAPSTSVPPPTPPPSRPTPPADDDVEDDSRGRRTGRLVALLVGVPVVLALVVTVGVLGWRSLADSSSRTEPRTAPTTRPTSEPGEEPSTSQPSPAPPTASPRWTPRTPAEARWARVLTELDRRRTKAWEELDRDQLRRIYKAGSVVLQEELANMEEHAANNVTSVVGLNTPILSLKVISESEERVVVEAVSQLQPYSLRIGDRLYPHEGGEPRRFRMTLERDASGEWLIAANEEIGSAESR is encoded by the coding sequence ATGCAGGGCGACTTCTCCGTCGAGGGCTACGACATCGAGGGCCTGCTGGGCGCCGGACCAGCGGGTGAGGTGTGGCTGGCCCGAGAGCAGGCGTCGGGAGCCCAGGTCGCGCTGAAGCGGGTACGGCCGAGGGACGCCGACGCGCAGGAGGCCGCGCGTCGTGTGCTGGCGGCCCTCGACGCGATCCGCCACCCGAACCTCGCCCGGGTTCTCCAGCTGATTCCGTGCGGCGATGAGTTCGTCTTCGTGCTCGACTACGCCGAAGGAGGCAGCGTCGGGCAGCTCCTGCTGGCGCGGGGAACCCTCGACCCCGGCGAGGTGGTGACGATGGCGGGAGCTGTCGCCCGCGCGCTGGCCGCCCTGCACGAGCGCGGCGTCGTCCACGGCGACGTGACGCCGGAGAACATCCTTCTCGCCGCGGACGCCACTCCCTTGCTGGCGGACGTCGGGCTGCTCGGCCTGGTCGACGACGGCGACGGGCCGACCGCCGGCACGTTCGGGTACACCGACCCGGCGCGCAAGCCGGGCGAGGCGGCCACTCCGGCCGGTGACGTCTATGGCTTGGCAGCGGTCTGCTACACCGCGCTCACGGGAACGCCGCCGGAGCCGGGGCCGGCGCGCCGTCCCCTGCTCCAGCTGGCACCCGGGGTTCCGCCGCCGCTGGCTCACGTGGTGGAGGCGGGACTGCAAGGCAAACCGGAGCAGCGTCCTGGCGCCGCGCAGTTCGCGGCGCAGGTCGAGGCGGCGGCCGCGGCTGTCCCGATTCGGTTCCCCACACCGTCGAGCGACGTGCTTCCGCCGCCCGGGCCGCCCATGCCTGAGCCGGGCCCGGCCATCACGTCCGTCAGCGTGTCCGCACCGCCGGCCCCCACGCAGCCGGGTCCGACCCCGCCGCCGCAGTCTCCTCCGGCTCCGCCTCGGCAGGCTCCACACGGTGACCCAGCGGAGGCGTTCGCGCCCTCTACGTCCGTGCCACCGCCCACGCCGCCGCCCTCCAGACCGACGCCGCCAGCGGACGACGACGTGGAGGACGACAGCCGAGGTCGCCGGACAGGTCGACTGGTCGCGCTGCTCGTGGGCGTTCCCGTCGTGCTCGCCCTCGTCGTGACGGTGGGAGTGCTGGGGTGGCGGAGTTTGGCCGACTCGTCGTCACGGACCGAACCTCGCACCGCCCCGACGACGCGACCGACCAGTGAACCTGGCGAGGAACCGTCCACCAGCCAGCCGTCGCCCGCGCCACCGACCGCCAGCCCGCGGTGGACTCCTCGGACCCCCGCCGAGGCGCGCTGGGCTCGAGTCCTGACCGAGCTCGACCGGCGGCGTACCAAGGCCTGGGAGGAGCTCGATCGAGACCAGCTCCGCAGGATCTACAAGGCGGGCTCCGTCGTCCTGCAGGAGGAGCTGGCGAACATGGAGGAGCACGCGGCCAACAACGTCACCAGTGTCGTCGGCCTCAACACGCCGATCCTGTCGCTGAAGGTGATCTCCGAGAGCGAGGAGCGGGTGGTGGTCGAGGCGGTGAGCCAGCTGCAGCCCTACAGCCTGCGGATCGGTGACCGGCTCTACCCGCACGAGGGCGGTGAACCGCGTCGGTTCCGCATGACGCTCGAACGTGACGCGTCCGGGGAGTGGCTGATCGCCGCCAATGAGGAGATCGGCTCAGCGGAGTCGCGGTGA